The Streptomyces sp. NBC_01244 genome contains a region encoding:
- a CDS encoding GNAT family N-acetyltransferase, which yields MALADGDVTLRPIKLRDQTAWREVNRRNRDWLRPWEATIPPPAPWGPVIQRPTYRQMVRHLRAEANAGRMLPFVIEYQGRLVGQLTVAGITWGSMCAGHVGYWVDRDVAGRGVMPTAVALAVDHCFTKVGLHRIEVCIRPENGPSRRVVEKLGFREEGLRPRYLHIDGAWRDHLVYALTAEEVREGLLRRWHRARHPQGPAQSAEQ from the coding sequence GTGGCGCTGGCGGACGGCGATGTCACCCTCCGGCCGATAAAGCTGCGGGACCAGACCGCCTGGCGCGAGGTCAACCGCCGCAACCGCGACTGGCTCCGGCCGTGGGAAGCGACGATCCCGCCGCCCGCGCCCTGGGGGCCGGTGATCCAGCGGCCCACGTACCGGCAGATGGTGCGCCACCTGCGGGCCGAGGCGAACGCGGGGCGCATGCTGCCGTTCGTCATCGAGTACCAGGGCCGCCTGGTGGGCCAGCTGACGGTCGCCGGGATCACCTGGGGCTCGATGTGCGCGGGCCACGTCGGCTACTGGGTGGACCGGGACGTGGCGGGCCGCGGCGTGATGCCGACGGCGGTCGCGCTGGCGGTGGACCACTGCTTCACCAAGGTCGGGCTGCACCGGATCGAGGTCTGCATCCGGCCGGAGAACGGTCCGAGCCGGCGGGTGGTGGAGAAGCTCGGCTTCCGCGAGGAGGGGCTGCGCCCGCGGTACCTGCACATCGACGGGGCCTGGCGCGATCACCTCGTGTACGCGCTGACGGCGGAGGAAGTGCGCGAGGGGCTGCTGCGCCGCTGGCACCGCGCCCGTCATCCGCAGGGTCCCGCGCAGTCGGCCGAACAATAG
- a CDS encoding 5-formyltetrahydrofolate cyclo-ligase: MTENRPATAKTDLRRELLAARRALSADALRTAARALSRSALELPELGSAHTVAAYVSIGSEPGTRELLDALRAAGTRVLLPVLLPDNDLDWAAYEGPESLAEAAHPGKMRLLEPAGPRLGPDAVTGADAVLLPGLAVDRRGMRLGRGGGSYDRVLERLERAGAHPALVVLLYDDEVVARVPEEPHDHPVRAVATPSGVIRFSA; the protein is encoded by the coding sequence GTGACCGAGAACCGGCCTGCGACGGCCAAGACGGACCTGCGCCGCGAACTCCTCGCGGCCCGCCGCGCCCTGTCCGCCGACGCCCTGCGCACCGCGGCCCGCGCCCTCTCCCGCTCCGCCCTGGAACTGCCCGAACTCGGCTCCGCCCACACCGTGGCCGCCTACGTCTCCATCGGCTCCGAACCCGGCACGCGCGAGCTGCTCGACGCCCTGCGGGCGGCCGGCACCCGTGTGCTGCTGCCCGTCCTGCTGCCCGACAACGACCTCGACTGGGCGGCGTACGAAGGCCCGGAGAGCCTGGCCGAGGCCGCGCACCCGGGGAAGATGCGGCTCCTGGAGCCCGCCGGTCCCCGCCTCGGCCCCGACGCGGTGACCGGCGCCGACGCCGTACTGCTGCCCGGACTGGCCGTGGACCGGAGGGGGATGCGGCTCGGTCGGGGCGGAGGCTCGTACGACCGGGTACTGGAACGGCTGGAGCGCGCCGGGGCGCATCCCGCGCTGGTCGTGCTCCTCTACGACGACGAGGTGGTCGCGCGGGTCCCGGAGGAACCGCACGACCACCCCGTACGGGCGGTGGCCACCCCGTCGGGGGTGATCCGCTTCAGTGCCTAG
- the sepX gene encoding divisome protein SepX/GlpR: MSSSGLIYAVIVGAWAAYLVPMWLRRQDELNEARPTERFSTAIRLLSGRAGMERRYAKGLRERGDEEARPQPPADPDAATETVKPVDAADARAVVVPPPTRAEPRSAASERADRVERARREQRLVVLARRRRTTALLFLIFTLGAVAAAVGGLQYLWAPAVPALLLSTYIVHLRVQERRRYEFTMDRRRAEAAARHLRENRPRRRHSEDAAVAGSDPDPAPPVSPQEAGRRALVEQTDHAEWVDQQRERERGPARGDSWEPVPVPLPTYVTAPVAPRATGPATPDPWSAARSSTAEPTEPRLRAQPSAPSPRTRPRDAARTPLFDQYEGDERPRAANE; the protein is encoded by the coding sequence GTGAGCAGCAGCGGCCTCATCTACGCAGTCATTGTCGGGGCCTGGGCCGCCTACTTGGTGCCCATGTGGCTCCGGAGGCAGGACGAGCTGAACGAAGCCCGTCCGACGGAACGCTTCTCCACCGCCATCCGGCTGCTTTCCGGCCGGGCGGGAATGGAGCGCCGTTACGCCAAGGGGCTGCGTGAGCGCGGTGACGAGGAGGCGCGGCCCCAGCCCCCCGCGGACCCGGACGCCGCGACGGAAACGGTCAAACCCGTGGACGCCGCCGACGCCCGGGCTGTCGTCGTGCCCCCGCCGACCCGGGCCGAGCCGAGATCGGCCGCCTCCGAGCGGGCCGACCGCGTGGAACGGGCCCGCCGCGAGCAGCGCCTGGTCGTCCTGGCCCGCCGCCGGCGCACCACCGCGCTGCTCTTCCTGATCTTCACCCTCGGCGCGGTCGCCGCCGCCGTCGGCGGACTCCAGTACCTGTGGGCCCCGGCCGTCCCCGCCCTGCTGCTGAGCACGTACATCGTGCACCTGCGGGTCCAGGAGCGGCGCCGCTACGAGTTCACCATGGACCGGCGGCGCGCCGAGGCGGCCGCCCGCCACCTGCGCGAGAACCGCCCCCGGCGGCGCCACTCCGAAGATGCCGCGGTGGCCGGCTCCGACCCGGACCCCGCGCCACCCGTCTCCCCGCAGGAGGCCGGCCGGCGCGCCCTGGTCGAGCAGACCGACCACGCGGAGTGGGTGGACCAGCAGCGCGAACGCGAGCGCGGCCCCGCCCGGGGTGACAGCTGGGAGCCCGTCCCGGTGCCGCTGCCCACGTACGTGACGGCCCCGGTCGCCCCGCGCGCCACCGGCCCGGCCACCCCGGACCCCTGGAGCGCGGCCCGCTCCAGCACGGCCGAGCCGACCGAACCCCGCCTGCGCGCCCAGCCGTCGGCTCCGTCGCCGCGGACCCGCCCGCGCGACGCGGCCCGTACGCCGCTCTTCGACCAATACGAGGGCGACGAGCGCCCGCGCGCCGCGAACGAGTGA
- the moaC gene encoding cyclic pyranopterin monophosphate synthase MoaC, translating into MSTQSSTGGAAGTRLTHIDEAGAARMVDVSAKDVTTRTARASGRVLVSPRVIELLRGEGVPKGDALATARIAGIMGAKRTPDLIPLCHPLAVSGVKVDLKVTDDAVEILATVKTTDRTGVEMEALTAVAVAGLTVIDMVKAVDKGAVITDVRVEEKTGGKSGDWARS; encoded by the coding sequence ATGAGTACGCAGAGCAGCACCGGCGGCGCCGCCGGCACCAGGCTGACGCACATCGACGAGGCCGGCGCGGCCCGGATGGTCGACGTCTCGGCGAAGGACGTCACCACCCGGACGGCGCGGGCCAGCGGCCGCGTGCTCGTCTCCCCCCGGGTCATCGAACTGCTGCGCGGCGAGGGCGTACCCAAGGGCGACGCCCTCGCCACCGCGCGGATCGCCGGGATCATGGGGGCGAAAAGGACCCCCGACCTGATCCCGCTGTGCCACCCGCTGGCCGTCTCCGGGGTGAAGGTGGACCTGAAGGTCACCGACGACGCCGTCGAGATCCTCGCCACCGTCAAGACCACCGACCGCACGGGCGTCGAGATGGAGGCGCTGACCGCCGTCGCGGTCGCCGGGCTCACCGTCATCGACATGGTCAAGGCCGTCGACAAGGGCGCGGTCATCACCGACGTGCGGGTCGAGGAGAAGACGGGCGGCAAGTCCGGCGACTGGGCGCGCTCGTGA
- a CDS encoding GNAT family N-acetyltransferase encodes MSQEIQLRAVSYDHPDAVKLNDQVQIEYEKRYDGEGDVTFLDPAMFDPPRGLYLLAYDASGTPIASGGWRSHEANDEGYADGDAELKRMYVVPEARGLGLARRILAALEADARAAGRLRMALETGDQQPEAIALYLSEGYTMAEAKFGHYRFHDNSRCMTKPLNPGA; translated from the coding sequence ATGTCTCAGGAGATCCAGCTCCGCGCCGTGTCGTACGACCACCCGGACGCGGTCAAGCTCAACGACCAAGTACAGATCGAATACGAGAAGCGCTATGACGGCGAGGGCGATGTCACCTTCCTCGACCCGGCGATGTTCGACCCGCCGCGGGGTCTCTACCTCCTCGCCTACGACGCTTCGGGCACCCCGATCGCCAGCGGCGGCTGGCGCAGCCACGAGGCGAACGACGAGGGCTACGCCGACGGCGACGCCGAGCTGAAGCGCATGTACGTGGTCCCCGAGGCCCGCGGCCTGGGCCTGGCCCGCCGCATCCTCGCCGCCCTGGAGGCGGACGCCCGCGCGGCCGGCCGCCTGCGCATGGCCCTGGAGACCGGCGACCAGCAGCCGGAGGCCATCGCCCTCTACCTCTCCGAGGGCTACACCATGGCGGAAGCCAAGTTCGGTCACTACCGCTTCCACGACAACAGCCGCTGCATGACGAAGCCGCTGAACCCGGGAGCCTGA
- the galU gene encoding UTP--glucose-1-phosphate uridylyltransferase GalU encodes MTQLHPVIKKAVIPAAGLGTRFLPATKATPKEMLPVVDKPAIQYVVEEAVSAGLDDILMITGRNKRALEDHFDRNYELESALIAKGDDDKLKKVQESSDLATMHYVRQGDPRGLGHAVLCAEPHVGDEPFAVLLGDDLIDPRDPLLRRMTEIQQRAGGTVVALMEVDPSQVHLYGCAAVEPTDESDVVRITGLVEKPDAADAPSNYAVIGRYVLDPAIFGILRETEPGRGGEIQLTDALQKLAADETVGGPVHGVVFRGRRYDTGDRGDYLRAIVRLACEREDLGPEFRTWLHHYVTEEM; translated from the coding sequence ATGACTCAGTTGCACCCCGTGATCAAAAAGGCCGTCATCCCGGCCGCGGGCCTCGGCACTCGGTTCCTTCCCGCTACCAAGGCGACACCCAAGGAAATGCTTCCTGTGGTGGACAAGCCGGCCATCCAGTACGTGGTCGAGGAGGCGGTTTCGGCAGGCCTCGACGACATTCTCATGATCACGGGCCGTAACAAGCGTGCTCTCGAAGACCACTTCGACCGCAACTACGAGCTGGAGTCCGCGCTCATCGCCAAGGGCGACGACGACAAGCTCAAGAAGGTCCAGGAATCCAGCGACCTGGCCACCATGCACTACGTCCGCCAGGGCGACCCCCGGGGCCTCGGCCACGCCGTGCTCTGCGCCGAACCGCACGTCGGCGACGAACCCTTCGCCGTCCTCCTCGGCGACGACCTCATCGACCCCCGCGACCCGCTGCTGCGCCGGATGACGGAGATCCAGCAGAGGGCCGGCGGCACCGTCGTCGCGCTGATGGAGGTCGACCCCTCCCAGGTGCACCTCTACGGCTGCGCCGCGGTCGAGCCCACCGACGAGTCGGACGTGGTCCGCATCACCGGTCTCGTGGAGAAGCCGGACGCCGCGGACGCACCCAGCAATTACGCGGTCATCGGACGGTACGTCCTCGATCCGGCGATCTTCGGCATACTGCGTGAGACCGAGCCGGGCCGCGGCGGTGAGATCCAGCTGACCGACGCCCTGCAGAAGCTGGCCGCCGACGAGACCGTCGGAGGCCCGGTGCACGGCGTGGTCTTCCGGGGCCGCCGCTACGACACCGGGGACCGCGGGGACTACCTGCGGGCCATCGTCCGACTCGCGTGCGAGCGTGAGGACCTGGGCCCGGAGTTCCGCACCTGGCTTCACCATTACGTCACGGAGGAGATGTAG
- a CDS encoding MogA/MoaB family molybdenum cofactor biosynthesis protein — protein MNAPRGGEVHSHAHAPEAAPVTPGPGSLRALVVTASNRASQGVYADKGGPVLAEGLSALGFAVDGPRVVPDGDPVEAALREGVAAGYDVILTTGGTGISPTDRTPDATARVLDYEIPGIPQAIRAESLAKVPTAALSRGLAGVAGHTLIVNLPGSTGGVRDGIAVLSRVLLHAVDQIRGGDHPRPGGRPPGSPS, from the coding sequence GTGAACGCCCCGCGCGGCGGCGAGGTCCACAGCCACGCCCACGCCCCGGAGGCGGCACCCGTGACGCCCGGGCCCGGCTCGCTGCGCGCGCTGGTCGTCACCGCCTCCAACCGGGCCTCGCAGGGCGTGTACGCGGACAAGGGCGGCCCGGTGCTCGCCGAAGGCCTGAGCGCGCTCGGCTTCGCGGTGGACGGCCCGCGCGTGGTTCCCGACGGGGACCCCGTGGAGGCGGCCCTGCGCGAGGGCGTGGCCGCCGGGTACGACGTCATCCTGACCACCGGCGGCACCGGCATCTCGCCGACCGACCGGACCCCCGACGCCACCGCCCGGGTCCTGGACTACGAGATCCCGGGCATCCCGCAGGCCATCCGGGCCGAGTCCCTGGCGAAGGTGCCCACCGCGGCCCTCTCCCGGGGGCTGGCGGGCGTGGCCGGACACACCCTGATCGTGAACCTGCCCGGTTCCACGGGCGGGGTCCGCGACGGGATCGCGGTCCTGTCCCGCGTCCTGCTGCACGCCGTCGACCAGATCCGCGGCGGCGACCACCCCCGTCCCGGGGGCAGACCGCCGGGGAGCCCGAGCTGA
- a CDS encoding TIGR04222 domain-containing membrane protein, with protein MHTDPSVYELAHLAGGPQRVAETALVALRDLGALTITGPRVRATLPAPPARHPVEAVLTAFCSRGRGVPAAIAAVREAPETGEIGRRLRALGLLSRFGHRPTRAARRLLAEAESAGTHPAYVFEGPSAIEDHLLRNLITGTRAPTVLDRLRSRPPALDRDLNGNFGTGQDFSSFGGGSGSDS; from the coding sequence ATGCACACGGATCCGAGCGTCTACGAGTTGGCCCACCTGGCCGGCGGCCCCCAACGCGTCGCCGAAACCGCCCTGGTCGCCCTTCGGGACCTCGGCGCGCTGACCATCACGGGCCCCCGCGTCCGCGCGACCTTGCCCGCACCGCCCGCCCGTCACCCGGTCGAAGCGGTGCTCACGGCGTTCTGCTCGCGCGGACGCGGCGTCCCGGCCGCGATCGCGGCTGTGCGCGAGGCCCCGGAGACCGGGGAGATCGGCCGCCGGTTGCGTGCCCTCGGCCTCCTCTCCCGCTTCGGCCACCGCCCCACCCGTGCCGCGCGCCGCCTGCTCGCGGAGGCCGAGTCGGCGGGCACGCACCCCGCCTACGTCTTCGAGGGCCCGTCCGCCATCGAGGACCATCTCCTGCGCAACCTGATCACCGGCACCCGCGCCCCGACGGTCCTGGACCGCCTGAGATCCCGTCCCCCGGCCCTGGACCGCGACCTGAACGGAAACTTCGGCACGGGCCAGGACTTCAGCAGCTTCGGCGGCGGCTCGGGAAGCGACTCCTGA
- a CDS encoding penicillin acylase family protein, whose translation MPANETAPSVKKKGRRARLIVLVLVLALFAGLGYGAYWSVDSVRASFPQTTGSLKVPGLTGTVDVKRDASGIPQLYADSDEDLFRAQGFVHAQDRFWEMDVRRHMTSGRLSEMFGAGQVETDAFLRTLGWRRVAQQEYDTKLSADTKKYLQAYADGVNAYLKGKSGKDLSVEHAALKLSDSYAPEQWTPVDSVAWLKAMAWDLRGNMQDEIDRALMTGKLSQAQIDQLYPPYPFDRNRPIVEGGTVKGGKYAPAAGPGSGSPVGSGSTTTGGQGGANGSQVSARTAGETGLAGNATAQGATVGLRTSLSALADTLDTIPAILGPAGSGIGSNSWVVAGKYTTTGKPLLANDPHLSPQLPSVWYQMGLHCRAASASCRYDVAGYTFSGMPGVIIGHNADIAWGMTNLGADVTDLYLEQVKPEGYVYDNKVLPFTAREEVIKIAGGGEKKITVRSTNNGPLISDRSDEITTVGARAPVSSAAPDRGNGYGVSLRWTALDPGKSMDAVFSLNRAKNFQEFRTAARDFEVPSQNLIYADNKGATGNIGYQAPGRIPIRGGGADGKMPTPGWDSKYAWKGGKDGNAGYVPQDEMPWVYNPDRGFIVTANQAVTESGAGKYPYLLTTDWGYGARSQRINDLIEAKIKDSGKISTDDMRTMQMDNSSEIAALLTPMLAKIDVSDPDVRSAQKLLEGWNYTQEPDSAAAAYFNAVWRNILKLAFGDKMPKELRVEGSCMNVPESTTGPADDLVKMVRECGERASDSAQPDGGDRWFEVVRRLVKDEKSQWWQAPAVGRTVAATTSRDQLFARAMKDARWELTAKLGKDQSTWSWGRLHQLMLKNQTIGTEGPGYLQWLLNRGPWNLGGGEATVNATGWNASSGYGVTWVPSMRMVVNLADFDKSRWINLTGASGHAYHDHYTDQTTLWAKGELLDWPFGKDAVGKATVDTLTLQPEGS comes from the coding sequence ATGCCCGCCAACGAAACCGCCCCTTCCGTCAAGAAGAAGGGACGACGCGCCCGTCTGATCGTGCTCGTCCTGGTGCTGGCGCTCTTCGCTGGCCTCGGGTACGGGGCGTACTGGAGCGTGGACAGCGTGCGGGCCTCGTTCCCGCAGACCACCGGCTCCCTCAAAGTGCCCGGCCTGACCGGGACCGTCGACGTCAAGCGCGACGCCAGCGGAATCCCCCAGCTGTACGCCGACTCCGACGAGGACCTCTTCCGCGCGCAGGGCTTCGTGCACGCGCAGGACCGGTTCTGGGAGATGGACGTACGCCGCCACATGACCTCCGGGCGGCTCTCCGAGATGTTCGGCGCCGGCCAGGTCGAGACCGACGCCTTCCTGCGCACGCTCGGCTGGCGCCGGGTCGCGCAGCAGGAGTACGACACCAAGCTGTCGGCCGACACGAAGAAGTACCTGCAGGCCTACGCCGACGGGGTCAACGCGTACCTGAAGGGGAAGTCCGGCAAGGACCTCTCCGTCGAGCACGCCGCCCTCAAGCTCAGTGACTCCTACGCCCCCGAGCAGTGGACCCCGGTCGACTCGGTGGCCTGGCTCAAGGCGATGGCCTGGGACCTGCGCGGCAACATGCAGGACGAGATCGACCGTGCGCTGATGACGGGCAAGCTCTCGCAGGCGCAGATCGACCAGCTCTACCCGCCGTACCCCTTCGACCGGAACCGTCCGATCGTCGAGGGCGGCACCGTCAAGGGCGGGAAGTACGCCCCCGCGGCCGGTCCCGGCTCCGGCAGCCCCGTGGGCTCCGGCTCCACCACCACCGGCGGGCAGGGCGGCGCCAACGGCTCCCAGGTCTCCGCACGGACCGCCGGCGAGACCGGGCTGGCCGGCAACGCCACCGCCCAGGGCGCCACCGTGGGCCTGCGGACCTCGCTCAGCGCGCTGGCCGACACCCTCGACACGATCCCCGCGATCCTCGGCCCGGCCGGCAGCGGCATCGGATCGAACTCCTGGGTCGTCGCGGGCAAGTACACGACCACCGGCAAGCCGCTGCTCGCGAACGACCCGCACCTCTCCCCGCAGCTGCCCTCGGTCTGGTACCAGATGGGCCTGCACTGCCGGGCGGCTTCGGCCTCGTGCCGGTACGACGTGGCCGGCTACACCTTCTCCGGCATGCCGGGCGTGATCATCGGCCACAACGCCGACATCGCCTGGGGCATGACCAACCTCGGCGCCGACGTGACCGACCTCTACCTGGAGCAGGTCAAGCCCGAGGGCTACGTCTACGACAACAAGGTGCTCCCCTTCACCGCCCGCGAAGAGGTCATCAAGATCGCCGGCGGCGGCGAGAAGAAGATCACCGTCCGGTCCACGAACAACGGTCCGCTGATCTCCGACCGCAGCGACGAGATCACCACGGTCGGCGCCCGCGCCCCCGTGAGCAGCGCCGCCCCGGACCGCGGCAACGGCTACGGGGTCTCCCTGCGCTGGACCGCGCTGGACCCCGGCAAGTCGATGGACGCCGTCTTCTCGCTCAACCGGGCCAAGAACTTCCAGGAGTTCCGCACGGCGGCCCGCGACTTCGAGGTCCCCTCGCAGAACCTGATCTACGCGGACAACAAGGGCGCCACCGGCAACATCGGCTACCAGGCCCCCGGCCGGATCCCGATCCGCGGCGGCGGCGCGGACGGCAAGATGCCGACCCCGGGCTGGGACTCCAAGTACGCCTGGAAGGGCGGCAAGGACGGTAACGCCGGCTACGTCCCGCAGGACGAGATGCCGTGGGTCTACAACCCCGACCGCGGCTTCATCGTGACCGCCAACCAGGCCGTCACCGAGAGCGGCGCGGGCAAGTACCCGTACCTGCTGACCACCGACTGGGGCTACGGCGCCCGCAGTCAGCGGATCAACGACCTCATCGAGGCGAAGATCAAGGACAGCGGGAAGATCTCCACCGACGACATGCGCACCATGCAGATGGACAACAGCAGCGAGATCGCCGCGCTGCTGACCCCGATGCTGGCCAAGATCGACGTCTCGGACCCGGACGTCCGCTCCGCGCAGAAGCTGCTGGAGGGCTGGAACTACACCCAGGAGCCCGACTCGGCGGCCGCCGCGTACTTCAACGCGGTCTGGCGCAACATCCTCAAGCTGGCCTTCGGTGACAAGATGCCCAAGGAGCTGCGCGTCGAGGGCAGCTGCATGAACGTCCCCGAGTCGACCACCGGGCCGGCCGACGACCTCGTCAAGATGGTCCGCGAGTGCGGTGAGCGCGCCTCCGACTCGGCGCAGCCGGACGGTGGCGACCGGTGGTTCGAGGTGGTCCGCCGCCTGGTCAAGGACGAGAAGTCGCAGTGGTGGCAGGCGCCCGCCGTCGGCCGCACCGTCGCCGCCACCACCAGCCGCGACCAGCTCTTCGCGCGGGCCATGAAGGACGCCCGCTGGGAGCTGACCGCCAAGCTCGGCAAGGACCAGTCGACCTGGAGCTGGGGCCGGCTGCACCAGCTGATGCTGAAGAACCAGACGATCGGCACCGAGGGCCCCGGCTACCTCCAGTGGCTCCTCAACCGCGGCCCCTGGAACCTGGGCGGCGGCGAGGCCACCGTCAACGCCACCGGCTGGAACGCCTCCAGCGGGTACGGGGTCACCTGGGTGCCCTCGATGCGCATGGTGGTGAACCTCGCCGACTTCGACAAGTCCCGCTGGATCAACCTGACGGGCGCCTCGGGGCACGCGTACCACGACCACTACACGGACCAGACGACGCTGTGGGCCAAGGGTGAACTGCTGGACTGGCCCTTCGGCAAGGACGCCGTGGGCAAGGCCACGGTCGACACCCTGACCCTCCAGCCCGAAGGTTCGTGA
- a CDS encoding exodeoxyribonuclease III codes for MFSVTSVNVNGIRAAAKKGFSPWLAGSDADVVCLQEVRAEEGQIPDEVRAPEGWHTVFAPAAAKGRAGVAVYSRREPERVQVGFGSEEFDTSGRYLEIDLPGVTVASLYLPSGEAGTEKQDEKYRFMGEFLGYLKELKARAAADGREVVVCGDWNICHQEADLKNWKTNRKNAGFLPEEREWLGQVYAAAGYVDVVRSLHPDTEGPYSWWSYRGRAFDNDAGWRIDLQVATPGLAAKAVKAFVERAETHPERWSDHAPVTVVYELGV; via the coding sequence ATGTTCTCTGTGACCTCCGTAAACGTGAATGGAATCCGCGCTGCCGCCAAGAAGGGGTTCTCCCCGTGGCTCGCCGGGTCCGACGCCGACGTCGTCTGCCTGCAGGAAGTACGGGCCGAGGAGGGGCAGATTCCGGACGAGGTGCGGGCGCCCGAGGGGTGGCACACCGTGTTCGCGCCGGCCGCCGCCAAGGGGCGGGCCGGGGTCGCGGTCTACTCGCGGCGGGAGCCGGAGCGGGTGCAGGTCGGATTCGGGAGCGAGGAGTTCGACACGAGCGGGCGGTACCTGGAGATCGACCTGCCGGGTGTGACCGTCGCCAGCCTCTACCTGCCGTCGGGGGAGGCCGGGACCGAGAAGCAGGACGAGAAGTACCGGTTCATGGGGGAGTTCCTCGGCTATCTGAAGGAGCTCAAGGCGCGGGCCGCCGCGGACGGGCGCGAGGTCGTCGTCTGCGGTGACTGGAACATCTGCCACCAGGAAGCCGACCTGAAGAACTGGAAGACCAACCGGAAGAACGCCGGCTTCCTGCCGGAGGAGCGCGAATGGCTCGGGCAGGTCTACGCCGCCGCCGGGTACGTGGACGTGGTGCGGAGCCTGCACCCCGACACCGAGGGGCCGTACTCCTGGTGGTCCTACCGCGGGCGGGCCTTCGACAACGACGCCGGCTGGCGGATCGATCTGCAGGTGGCGACGCCGGGGCTGGCGGCCAAGGCCGTCAAGGCGTTCGTGGAGCGGGCCGAGACGCACCCCGAGCGGTGGTCGGACCATGCGCCCGTGACCGTGGTCTACGAGCTCGGCGTCTGA
- the glp gene encoding molybdotransferase-like divisome protein Glp, whose amino-acid sequence MSKPEAPRDTAAPQRLWSVDEHLADVLGTVRPLEPIELQLLDAQGCVLVEDVTVPVALPPFDNSSMDGYAVRTADVQGASEEFPAVLTVIGDVAAGDGELPTVGPGQAARIMTGAPLPPGAEAVVPVEWTDGGTGGGAATGMTPASESPEGAAGEVRVHRPAEARAHVRSRGSDVQAGDLALAAGTVLGPPQIALLAAIGRGTVRVRPRPRVVVLSTGSELVQPGEALTPGTIYDSNSFALAAAARDAGAIAYRVGAVADDAETLRSTIEDQLIRADLLVTTGGVSVGAYDVVKEALTAVSTGDDEVDGAGIDFRKLAMQPGKPQGFGTIGPDHTPLLALPGNPVSSYVSFELFVRPAIRALMGLPASEVSRPSVRAVLKADKALGSPAGRRQFLRGKYDAESGTVSPVGGSGSHLIAALAHADSLMVVPEDVTSVEPGAELEVVLLG is encoded by the coding sequence TTGAGCAAGCCCGAAGCACCGAGGGACACGGCCGCCCCCCAACGCCTCTGGTCGGTGGACGAGCACCTGGCGGACGTCCTCGGCACGGTCCGGCCGCTGGAGCCCATCGAGCTCCAGCTGCTGGACGCCCAGGGCTGCGTCCTCGTCGAGGACGTCACCGTACCCGTGGCCCTGCCGCCCTTCGACAACAGCTCGATGGACGGGTACGCCGTCCGGACCGCCGATGTCCAGGGCGCCAGCGAGGAGTTCCCCGCGGTGCTGACGGTCATCGGGGACGTGGCGGCCGGCGACGGCGAGCTGCCGACCGTGGGCCCCGGCCAGGCCGCCCGCATCATGACCGGCGCCCCGCTGCCCCCCGGCGCGGAAGCCGTCGTACCGGTCGAGTGGACCGACGGCGGCACGGGCGGCGGCGCCGCCACCGGAATGACCCCCGCCAGCGAGTCGCCCGAGGGCGCCGCGGGCGAGGTACGGGTCCACCGCCCCGCCGAGGCGCGGGCGCACGTCCGCTCCCGCGGCAGCGACGTACAGGCCGGGGACCTCGCGCTCGCCGCGGGCACCGTCCTCGGGCCTCCGCAGATCGCCCTGCTGGCCGCCATCGGGCGGGGCACCGTACGGGTGCGTCCGCGCCCGCGCGTGGTCGTCCTGTCCACCGGCAGCGAACTGGTCCAGCCCGGCGAGGCCCTGACGCCCGGCACGATCTACGACTCCAACAGCTTCGCCCTGGCCGCCGCCGCGCGGGACGCCGGGGCCATCGCCTACCGGGTCGGAGCCGTCGCCGACGACGCCGAGACCCTGCGCTCCACCATCGAGGACCAGCTCATCCGGGCCGACCTGCTGGTCACCACGGGCGGGGTCAGCGTCGGCGCGTACGACGTGGTCAAGGAAGCCCTCACGGCCGTCTCCACCGGGGACGACGAGGTGGACGGCGCCGGCATCGACTTCCGCAAGCTGGCCATGCAGCCCGGCAAGCCCCAGGGCTTCGGCACCATCGGCCCCGACCACACCCCGCTGCTGGCCCTGCCCGGCAACCCGGTCTCCTCCTACGTCTCCTTCGAGCTGTTCGTGCGCCCCGCGATCCGCGCCCTCATGGGCCTGCCCGCCTCCGAGGTCAGCCGGCCGAGCGTGCGCGCGGTGCTCAAGGCGGACAAGGCGCTCGGCTCCCCGGCGGGCCGCCGGCAGTTCCTGCGCGGCAAGTACGACGCGGAGTCCGGCACGGTCAGCCCGGTCGGCGGATCGGGCTCGCACCTGATCGCCGCGCTGGCGCACGCCGACTCCCTGATGGTCGTACCGGAGGACGTGACGTCGGTGGAGCCCGGGGCCGAGCTGGAAGTGGTCCTGCTCGGCTGA